The Osmia lignaria lignaria isolate PbOS001 chromosome 14, iyOsmLign1, whole genome shotgun sequence genome has a window encoding:
- the Cpsf73 gene encoding cleavage and polyadenylation specificity factor 73 encodes MSAKRKPEAQVPAEESDLLSIRPLGAGQEVGRSCIMLEFKGKKIMLDCGIHPGLSGMDALPFVDLVEADEIDLLLISHFHLDHCGALPWFLQKTSFKGRCFMTHATKAIYRWLLSDYIKVSNIATEQMLYTESDLETSMDKIETINFHEEKDVFGIKFWAYNAGHVLGAAMFMIEIAGVKILYTGDFSRQEDRHLMAAEIPNIHPDVLITESTYGTHIHEKREDREGRFTNLVHEIVNRGGRCLIPVFALGRAQELLLILDEYWSQHPELHEIPIYYASSLAKKCMAVYQTYVNAMNDKIRRQIAINNPFVFKHISNLKGIDHFEDIGPCVVMASPGMMQSGLSRELFESWCIDAKNGVIIAGYCVEGTLAKTILSEPEEITTMSGQKLPLKMSVDYISFSAHTDYQQTSEFIRILKPPHVVLVHGEQNEMGRLKAALQREYEDDPNTTMEIHNPRNTVAVELYFRGEKTAKVMGTLAMETPKPGQTLSGVLVKRNFNYHMLAPCDLSKYTDMSMSQVIQRQSVYFSASLPVLKHLLTQIAGNLEIVDDKKLRVFKNIDVTIDGKIVTMEWIATPVNDMYADSVLTAILQAEMMEQPPKVLPAPTKMDRMHFKECLIEMLQEMFGEDSVPKIFKGEKLYVTVDGKKAHIDLLNLEVTSKEDEIFQQIVQTAVTKLHQSLAPPCDTI; translated from the coding sequence ATGTTAgaatttaaaggaaaaaaaatcatGTTGGATTGTGGTATTCATCCTGGTTTATCTGGAATGGATGCACTACCATTTGTAGATTTAGTAGAAGCGGATGAGAtagatttacttttaatttctcATTTTCATTTGGACCATTGTGGAGCTTTACCTTGGTTTCTACAAAAAACTAGTTTTAAAGGACGATGTTTTATGACTCATGCCACTAAAGCTATTTATCGTTGGCTGTTGTCTGATTATATCAAAGTCAGCAACATTGCTACAGAACaaatgttatatactgaatCAGATCTAGAAACTAGTATGGATAAAAtagaaacaattaattttcatgaaGAAAAAGATGTCTTTGGAATAAAATTCTGGGCCTACAATGCTGGTCATGTATTAGGCGCTGCTATGTTTATGATAGAAATAGCAggtgttaaaattttatatactggAGACTTTAGTCGGCAAGAAGATAGACATTTGATGGCTGCTGAAATTCCAAACATTCATCCAGATGTGTTAATTACTGAATCTACTTATGGTACACATATACATGAAAAAAGAGAAGATCGTGAGGGAAGatttacaaatttagttcatgAAATTGTTAACAGAGGAGGAAGGTGTTTAATACCTGTATTTGCATTAGGAAGAGCACAAGAGCTTCTCCTTATTCTAGATGAATATTGGAGTCAACACCCTGAACTACATGAAATTCCTATATATTATGCTTCTTCTCTAGCAAAAAAGTGTATGGCAGTCTATCAAACTTATGTAAATGCGATGAATGATAAAATCAGGAGACAAATTGCCATCAACAATCCATttgtatttaaacatatttctaATCTAAAAGGAATTGATCATTTTGAAGATATTGGTCCGTGTGTAGTAATGGCATCTCCTGGTATGATGCAGAGTGGTTTATCAAGGGAATTGTTTGAATCCTGGTGTATAGATGCAAAGAATGGAGTTATAATAGCTGGTTATTGCGTAGAAGGAACATTGGCGAAAACAATTTTATCAGAACCTGAAGAAATCACAACCATGTCTGGACAGAAATTACCATTAAAAATGTCTGTTGATTATATATCATTCTCAGCCCATACTGATTACCAACAGACTTCTGAATTTATACGTATTTTGAAACCACCACATGTTGTGCTTGTGCATGGAGAACAAAATGAAATGGGAAGATTGAAAGCTGCTTTACAGCGGGAATATGAGGATGATCCTAACACAACAATGGAAATACATAATCCCAGAAATACAGTTGCTGTGGAATTGTACTTTAGAGGAGAAAAAACTGCTAAAGTGATGGGCACATTAGCAATGGAAACACCTAAACCAGGACAAACACTATCAGGAGTGTTAGTTAAGAGAAACTTCAATTATCATATGCTAGCACCTTGTGACTTATCAAAATATACAGATATGAGTATGAGTCAAGTAATTCAAAGGCAGAGTGTATATTTCTCAGCATCACTACCAGTATTAAAACATCTTCTAACACAAATTgctggaaatttagaaattgttgATGATAAGAAATTACGTgtgtttaaaaatattgatgttACAATTGATGGAAAAATTGTTACCATGGAATGGATCGCAACACCTGTAAATGATATGTACGCAGATTCTGTTCTAACTGCAATATTACAAGCTGAAATGATGGAACAACCACCTAAAGTATTACCTGCACCTACAAAAATGGATCGGATGCATTTTAAAGAATGTTTGATAGAAATGCTTCAAGAAATGTTTGGTGAAGATTCTGTTCCTAAAATTTTCAAAGGAGAGAAACTGTATGTAACAGTTGATGGGAAGAAAGCACATATAGATTTATTAAATTTGGAAGTAACCAGTAAAgaagatgaaatttttcaacaaatagTACAAACTGCAGTAACAAAACTACATCAATCGTTGGCACCACCTTGTGATACTATATaa